GAACGCCGCCGCGATCCGGTGGATTGACCTACCGACGGCCGAACCGACGGGGCATGAACAAACGCGGCCACGTCCTCAACGGCCTGCTGCTCGCCTTGGGGCTCGGGTTCGTCCTCGAACCGGGGGTCGACGCGGCGACCGCCCGGGCGATCGCGGAGATAACCGTCCCCGTCGTGTTGGGGGCGCTGTTCCCCGACGTCGACACCGCCTTCGGTCGCCACCGGAAGACGCTCCACAGCCTCCCCGTGCTGGCCGTGTTCTTGGCGTACCCGATCGTCTTCGGCAACCTCCAGTACGTGTGGATCGGCGTGTTGACGCATTACATCCTCGACGTGGTCGGGAGCCGGCGGGGGATCGCGCTGTTCCACCCGCTCTCCGACAAGGAGTACTCGCTGCCGACCGGCGTGACGACGAGCAGCAAGTACGCGGACCTCGTCACCGTGATCATCACCGCCGTCGAGATCGCCGCGCTCTGGGCGATCAACGAGTTCGTCATCAACCTCGAACTCGACCTCTCCGCGGCCGCACAGACCGCCTCGCAGGCCGCGGCCGGGTTCGGCCTATAAGTCGATGTCGGTGGAAGGGGTCGACGATACGGCGGCGTAGTTAGTTATGAATCAGTGAGCGGTACGAGTCACTTCGAAGTCCCAGTCACTCGGCGACACGCGCCCGTTTTCGCCGCGAGTAACACTACGACCGAGACCGCCGAAGCCCCAGCCGGGAGGGCGGCGCACGCTCGGGGGGGTCCTCAGTCACTCGCTCCGCTCGTTCCTTGCGGTCCTACCGTCGCCTGCGCCGCCCTCCCGGCTGCCCCTTCGAGTCCCGCCCGGCACAGCACCGCACCTCACACCTCCCCAGCCTCGTCGCTGGCCCCTCCGCTTCGCTCCGGGACCAGCGACTCCCTCGCGCGTGCGATTCGCGCCGCTCCGCGGCGCTCACCGGCACGCGCCACCGCTATACCCTTTCTTCGTCTACTCGTAGACGCTCACGTCGTCGAACCGGCCCTCGTAGGCGACGTTCGAGGGGAGAGTCGGCTCGTTGCCGGAGA
This genomic stretch from Halorubrum hochsteinianum harbors:
- a CDS encoding metal-dependent hydrolase; this encodes MNKRGHVLNGLLLALGLGFVLEPGVDAATARAIAEITVPVVLGALFPDVDTAFGRHRKTLHSLPVLAVFLAYPIVFGNLQYVWIGVLTHYILDVVGSRRGIALFHPLSDKEYSLPTGVTTSSKYADLVTVIITAVEIAALWAINEFVINLELDLSAAAQTASQAAAGFGL